One genomic window of Nitrospirota bacterium includes the following:
- a CDS encoding four helix bundle protein: MTYERFEDLPVWKAAISLAEKIYALTGKPPFRRKYSLRDQIERAVLSVSNNIAEGFERGTTQELLTFLYIARGSAGEVRSMLCFLERLPAFKDLKSEISNLKLESEVVSRQLRAWSDSLQNSEIKGQRYLNEKEKVFAKNKKEKAEFLETLKSYKK; this comes from the coding sequence ATGACCTACGAGCGGTTTGAGGATTTGCCAGTGTGGAAAGCAGCGATAAGCCTTGCTGAAAAAATATACGCCCTGACCGGAAAACCTCCATTTCGGAGAAAATACAGTCTCCGCGACCAGATAGAAAGGGCAGTACTCTCAGTTTCAAACAACATTGCCGAAGGCTTTGAGCGCGGGACTACTCAGGAGTTGTTGACTTTCCTTTATATAGCAAGGGGCTCAGCGGGAGAAGTCCGGTCAATGTTGTGTTTCCTTGAAAGACTTCCTGCCTTTAAAGATCTCAAATCTGAAATTTCAAATTTGAAATTAGAGTCTGAAGTCGTTTCCCGTCAGCTCCGAGCATGGTCAGATTCTCTTCAGAATAGTGAGATTAAAGGACAGAGATACCTGAATGAAAAGGAAAAGGTGTTTGCTAAAAACAAGAAAGAGAAAGCAGAATTTTTAGAGACACTTAAGAGCTATAAAAAATGA
- a CDS encoding DEAD/DEAH box helicase family protein: MELKEYQKKTLDQVKIYLDSLAEYRGKYEKLIADDPDLAIDFPFKAWEKACPELVSGSISYHSSRNGLGEPLPDFYLKIPTGGGKTILACHAIDLISRIYLKKQTGIVLWIVPTTQIYRQTLTHLRNREHPYRHVLDISSGGRTLILEKLDKFTPLDIEENLVIMLLMLPSASRQNKETLKVFKDSGGFTEFFPSEDAIEDHKELLEKFPNLDFFGREDDFFGRMAKTSLGNTLRVLNPVIIIDEGHKAYSETARNTIRGFNPAIIVELSATPPKNTNLLVNISGQALNREEMIKLDLNVINKSSPDWKDVMLASKEKRDYLERKAKEYEANTGEYIRPICLVQAERTGKEQRGTKYIHAEDVKEYLIKQCGVSENEIAIKSSEKDDIEGIDLLSRDCEIRYIITKQALQEGWDCAFAYILTILTNPGSQLSITQLVGRILRQPKARKTKVKDLDESYVFCHRPKAGVLLESIKQGFEVEGLGDLASRVTVKEGDPALEDASKEKTVRYRDKFKVFEGKVYLPKFVIQENGGWRNVNYDMDILSRIDWSDANLDSVKVLPLGEKKIEDEEIRIGLSEDVKELLERKSSVERHGGLKLDHVLMTRQLLDIVPNPWIAHDIGKEVLDALLKKNSKEKVTNNLAFIIEETRKHLIAERDRLSEKIFRDLIDKKRLWFFLLADKGGYELPPSIKVKKSSRRLIRDDHSEVQRSLFDYVPEGEFNEMEKSIAIYLDEQEKLLWWYRNLSRQDYYIQGWRKNKIYPDFIFTKADDTGRNFNTVYVVETKGIHLKDFEDTKYKRNVFKFCNELGQKREWKELNREFSRGVEFQVIAEDEWKKKINEIFMI, encoded by the coding sequence ATGGAACTTAAAGAATATCAGAAAAAGACTTTAGACCAGGTCAAGATCTATCTCGATTCTCTTGCCGAATACAGGGGCAAGTATGAAAAGCTTATAGCCGATGACCCAGACCTTGCCATAGACTTTCCTTTCAAGGCATGGGAGAAGGCCTGCCCTGAACTTGTTTCAGGGTCTATATCCTATCATTCAAGCAGGAACGGCCTCGGCGAGCCTCTCCCCGATTTCTACCTGAAAATTCCTACCGGCGGAGGCAAGACCATCCTTGCCTGTCATGCTATAGACCTGATAAGCAGGATTTACTTAAAGAAACAGACGGGCATTGTCCTCTGGATAGTGCCGACAACACAAATTTACAGGCAGACACTTACCCATCTAAGAAACCGTGAACACCCTTACAGGCATGTATTGGACATCTCAAGCGGTGGAAGAACTTTGATATTAGAGAAGCTGGATAAGTTTACGCCTTTGGATATAGAGGAAAACCTTGTAATAATGCTTTTGATGCTTCCGTCTGCAAGCAGGCAAAACAAAGAGACGTTGAAAGTCTTTAAAGACAGCGGAGGCTTTACAGAATTTTTCCCTTCTGAAGACGCCATAGAAGACCATAAAGAACTTCTGGAGAAATTCCCGAATCTTGATTTTTTCGGTAGGGAGGATGATTTCTTCGGCAGAATGGCAAAGACATCTTTGGGTAATACTCTGAGAGTCCTTAACCCCGTAATAATTATTGACGAAGGACATAAGGCGTACAGCGAAACAGCCCGTAATACAATCAGGGGTTTTAACCCCGCAATAATTGTTGAGCTTTCAGCCACGCCGCCAAAGAATACAAATCTCCTTGTAAATATTAGCGGACAGGCTCTTAACAGAGAAGAAATGATTAAGCTCGATCTAAATGTCATCAATAAGTCGAGCCCTGACTGGAAAGATGTAATGCTTGCATCAAAAGAAAAGAGAGATTATCTGGAACGTAAGGCTAAGGAATATGAAGCAAACACCGGCGAATACATCCGCCCTATCTGTCTTGTTCAGGCAGAGAGGACAGGAAAAGAGCAGAGGGGAACAAAATATATTCATGCAGAGGATGTCAAAGAATATCTGATTAAGCAATGCGGTGTATCGGAAAATGAAATTGCTATCAAAAGCAGTGAAAAAGATGACATAGAAGGGATTGACCTTTTAAGCCGTGATTGTGAGATCAGGTATATCATTACCAAACAGGCACTTCAGGAAGGATGGGACTGTGCCTTTGCATATATCCTTACGATACTGACAAATCCGGGTTCACAGTTAAGCATCACGCAGCTTGTAGGAAGGATATTAAGACAGCCGAAAGCCCGCAAAACCAAAGTCAAAGACCTTGATGAAAGCTATGTTTTTTGCCATAGGCCGAAAGCAGGCGTTCTTTTAGAGAGCATCAAGCAGGGTTTTGAAGTGGAAGGGTTGGGCGATTTGGCTTCAAGGGTAACTGTTAAAGAGGGCGATCCTGCATTAGAAGACGCCTCAAAGGAAAAGACTGTCAGGTATAGGGACAAATTCAAAGTATTTGAGGGCAAAGTCTATCTTCCGAAATTTGTTATTCAGGAAAACGGAGGATGGCGTAATGTTAACTACGATATGGACATTTTAAGCAGGATTGACTGGAGTGATGCAAACTTAGACTCCGTGAAAGTTCTCCCCCTGGGGGAGAAAAAAATAGAAGATGAAGAAATAAGGATTGGGCTGAGCGAGGATGTAAAAGAACTTCTTGAGAGAAAAAGCAGCGTAGAAAGACATGGCGGATTAAAGCTTGACCATGTTCTTATGACAAGGCAGTTGTTGGATATTGTTCCAAATCCCTGGATTGCCCATGATATCGGGAAAGAGGTTTTGGATGCATTACTGAAGAAAAACAGTAAAGAGAAAGTTACAAATAACCTTGCGTTTATTATTGAAGAGACTCGCAAACATCTGATAGCAGAACGTGACAGGTTATCTGAGAAAATATTCAGAGATTTGATTGATAAGAAAAGGCTCTGGTTTTTTCTTCTGGCCGATAAGGGAGGTTATGAACTTCCACCAAGTATAAAGGTGAAAAAGAGCAGCAGAAGGCTTATCAGGGATGATCATTCTGAAGTTCAAAGGAGTCTTTTTGATTATGTCCCTGAAGGAGAATTCAATGAGATGGAAAAATCGATTGCAATATACCTTGATGAGCAAGAAAAGCTTTTATGGTGGTATAGGAATCTTTCAAGACAGGATTACTACATCCAGGGATGGCGTAAGAACAAAATATACCCTGATTTTATATTTACAAAGGCTGATGATACTGGCAGAAATTTTAATACGGTCTATGTTGTTGAAACAAAAGGCATTCATCTAAAGGATTTCGAAGATACCAAATATAAGAGAAACGTTTTTAAGTTTTGCAACGAATTAGGTCAAAAAAGAGAATGGAAAGAATTAAATAGAGAGTTTTCAAGAGGGGTTGAGTTTCAAGTGATAGCAGAAGATGAGTGGAAGAAAAAGATAAATGAAATTTTTATGATTTAA